The Saccharothrix variisporea genome has a segment encoding these proteins:
- a CDS encoding serine/threonine protein phosphatase, with protein MRAVRHREVSALLSSWRDDELLDLLASGGGGSVGVGGDAVTVEVAGAPVFAKRVPLTDRELARPHSTANLFGLPVFCQYGVGGPSFNAWRELAANLAVTEAVLAGETESFPLLHHWRVLPGRAPVADEHADVDRVVAALGGDAAVRARMEALAAARHSLVLFSEYVPRPVEEWLAEDPVGKAASVERQLVGTAEFLRRRGLLHMDGHFGNMRVDGNTIVLTDFGLVTSPGFDLSADERDFVARHAGHDADYAVMRLVNWLVVAVCGVDDLVARNEYVHRCAAGEVPDGVPAVVADVLRRRAATAARMNDFLWALFDGDVTARYPAAQDVP; from the coding sequence GCGACGACGAACTGCTCGACCTGCTGGCTTCGGGCGGCGGCGGCAGCGTCGGGGTGGGCGGGGACGCGGTGACCGTCGAGGTGGCCGGCGCGCCGGTGTTCGCCAAGCGCGTCCCGCTGACCGACCGCGAACTCGCGCGACCGCACTCCACCGCGAACCTGTTCGGCCTGCCCGTGTTCTGCCAGTACGGCGTCGGCGGCCCGTCGTTCAACGCCTGGCGGGAACTGGCGGCGAACCTCGCGGTGACCGAGGCGGTGTTGGCCGGCGAGACGGAGTCGTTCCCCTTGCTGCACCACTGGCGAGTGCTGCCGGGTCGCGCTCCCGTCGCCGACGAGCACGCGGACGTGGACCGGGTCGTGGCGGCGCTGGGCGGTGACGCGGCCGTGCGCGCCCGGATGGAGGCGCTGGCCGCCGCGCGCCACAGTCTCGTGCTGTTCAGCGAGTACGTGCCCCGGCCGGTCGAGGAGTGGCTGGCCGAGGACCCGGTGGGCAAGGCGGCGAGCGTGGAACGGCAGCTCGTCGGCACGGCGGAGTTCCTGCGCCGGCGCGGGCTGCTGCACATGGACGGCCACTTCGGCAACATGCGCGTGGACGGCAACACCATCGTGCTGACGGACTTCGGACTGGTCACGTCGCCGGGGTTCGACCTGTCGGCCGACGAACGGGACTTCGTCGCCCGGCACGCCGGCCACGACGCCGACTACGCGGTGATGCGGTTGGTGAACTGGCTGGTGGTCGCGGTGTGCGGGGTGGACGATCTTGTGGCGCGCAACGAGTACGTGCACCGGTGCGCCGCCGGGGAGGTCCCGGACGGGGTGCCCGCGGTGGTGGCCGACGTCCTGCGGCGGCGCGCTGCCACCGCCGCGCGCATGAACGACTTCCTGTGGGCGTTGTTCGACGGGGACGTGACCGCCCGGTACCCCGCCGCTCAGGACGTCCCGTAG